In the genome of Chryseobacterium oryzae, one region contains:
- a CDS encoding 2Fe-2S iron-sulfur cluster-binding protein, whose amino-acid sequence MSEEVKKFKITIDGQTTEVLPGTSILEAARQIGGKSVPPAMCYYSKLETSGGRCRTCLVEVSKGSEADPRPMPKLVASCRTNVMDGMEVKNLSSEKAQEGRKAVTEFLLVNHPLDCPICDQAGECHLQDLGYEHGVENTRTEFERNTYDADDLGPHIKLNMNRCILCARCVLAANQLTGEREHGILFRGDHAEISTYLNKALDNDFIGNVIDVCPVGALTDRTARFASRVWFTKPLNATCKCDKCSGKAVAWMKGEEIVRVTARKDQWGEVEEWICDTCRFERKNVSDWNIEGPRHIDRHSVISLNHYEKKTDSYNVLENTDAKEIGSQDEKEIQKLDNEVL is encoded by the coding sequence ATGAGCGAAGAGGTTAAAAAATTCAAAATAACGATAGACGGACAAACTACCGAAGTTTTGCCTGGAACTTCTATTTTGGAAGCTGCAAGACAAATCGGCGGGAAATCTGTTCCTCCGGCAATGTGTTATTACAGTAAGCTGGAAACCAGTGGCGGAAGATGCAGAACTTGTCTTGTAGAAGTTTCTAAAGGGTCTGAAGCAGATCCTCGTCCTATGCCAAAACTGGTAGCAAGCTGCAGAACCAATGTGATGGACGGGATGGAAGTAAAAAACCTTTCTTCCGAAAAAGCTCAGGAAGGAAGAAAAGCCGTTACCGAATTTCTTTTGGTAAATCACCCGTTAGATTGCCCGATTTGTGACCAGGCCGGAGAATGCCATCTTCAGGATTTAGGGTATGAACACGGTGTAGAAAATACAAGAACAGAGTTTGAAAGAAATACGTATGATGCAGACGATTTAGGTCCGCACATCAAGCTTAATATGAACCGTTGTATCTTGTGTGCAAGATGCGTTTTAGCTGCAAATCAGCTTACCGGAGAAAGAGAACACGGAATTCTTTTCAGAGGAGATCACGCCGAAATTTCTACTTACTTAAATAAAGCTTTGGATAATGATTTCATCGGAAACGTTATAGATGTTTGTCCGGTAGGTGCATTAACAGACAGAACAGCACGTTTTGCGAGCAGAGTTTGGTTTACAAAACCTTTAAATGCTACCTGCAAATGCGATAAATGTTCAGGAAAAGCAGTGGCTTGGATGAAAGGTGAAGAAATCGTGAGAGTTACTGCCAGAAAAGACCAGTGGGGAGAAGTAGAAGAGTGGATTTGCGATACTTGTCGTTTTGAAAGAAAAAATGTTTCCGACTGGAATATAGAAGGACCAAGACATATAGACAGACATTCTGTAATTTCTTTGAATCATTACGAAAAGAAAACAGATAGCTATAATGTGCTAGAAAATACAGATGCAAAAGAAATTGGTTCTCAAGACGAAAAAGAAATTCAAAAATTAGATAACGAAGTACTTTAA
- the nuoH gene encoding NADH-quinone oxidoreductase subunit NuoH has product MDLITFKLILVLALFLLSLTIAAYSTWAERKVASIMQDRIGPNRAGPFGLLQPLADGGKFFFKEDFTPANAEKFLFVLGPALVMFISLITGAVIPWGKTLNFGGISYDLQVANIDVGVLFIIGMASIGVYGIMIGGWASNNKYSLLGAIRASSQMISYELAMGLALLSIIMMTGSLDLKVITENQTEGKLWGIIPFGSGMNWNIFYQPLAFLIFFVAALAETNRHPFDLPECESELVTGYSTEYSSMKLGLYMFGEYVNMFISNAFMVVLFFGGYNYPGIEWVIQNWGENTAGILSIVAFLTKTVIGILIFMWIRWTLPRFRYDQLMHLGWKTLIPLALVNLMITGAVILAFGN; this is encoded by the coding sequence ATGGATTTAATTACATTTAAATTAATACTTGTACTTGCGCTTTTCCTTTTATCTTTAACGATAGCGGCTTACTCTACGTGGGCAGAAAGAAAAGTAGCATCTATCATGCAGGACAGAATAGGACCCAACAGAGCAGGACCTTTCGGTTTGCTACAACCTCTTGCAGATGGAGGTAAATTTTTCTTTAAAGAAGATTTTACACCGGCAAATGCAGAAAAATTTCTCTTTGTATTAGGACCTGCATTGGTAATGTTTATCTCATTAATTACAGGTGCGGTTATTCCGTGGGGAAAAACATTAAATTTTGGTGGGATTTCTTACGATTTACAAGTTGCTAATATTGATGTTGGTGTACTTTTCATCATCGGTATGGCTTCAATCGGAGTTTATGGAATTATGATCGGAGGCTGGGCTTCTAACAATAAATATTCATTATTAGGTGCCATCAGAGCTTCTTCACAGATGATTTCTTACGAATTGGCAATGGGACTTGCACTGCTTTCTATCATTATGATGACAGGAAGTTTAGATTTAAAAGTAATCACCGAAAATCAGACTGAAGGTAAACTTTGGGGAATTATTCCTTTTGGTTCCGGGATGAACTGGAATATTTTCTATCAGCCATTGGCATTCTTAATTTTCTTTGTAGCCGCTTTGGCAGAAACCAACCGTCACCCTTTTGATTTACCTGAATGTGAATCTGAATTGGTAACAGGATATTCTACCGAATATTCTTCAATGAAATTAGGTTTATACATGTTTGGAGAATATGTGAATATGTTTATTTCCAATGCTTTCATGGTCGTTCTTTTCTTCGGAGGATACAATTATCCGGGAATTGAATGGGTTATCCAAAATTGGGGAGAAAATACTGCAGGTATTTTGAGTATTGTAGCATTTTTAACTAAAACAGTAATCGGAATCTTAATTTTTATGTGGATCAGATGGACGTTACCAAGATTCAGATACGACCAGTTGATGCACTTAGGATGGAAAACTTTAATTCCTTTGGCATTAGTAAATTTGATGATTACAGGAGCAGTGATTCTTGCTTTCGGTAATTAA
- a CDS encoding NuoI/complex I 23 kDa subunit family protein yields the protein MKLTNRSKVVSNKEMTFSEKIYLPAIFKGMGITFKHAVRTVVKRAPAVYAYPEVQKPRADIWRGQHVLKRDEEGRERCTACGLCAVACPAEAITMTAAERTKEEKNLYREEKYASIYEINMLRCIFCGMCEEACPKSAIYLTDRLVDVETNRGSFIYGKDKLVEKINERIDITERQSEKQKNAVK from the coding sequence ATGAAACTTACAAACAGATCGAAAGTTGTTTCAAATAAAGAGATGACCTTTTCTGAGAAAATCTACCTTCCGGCGATTTTTAAGGGAATGGGAATCACCTTTAAGCATGCTGTAAGAACCGTTGTAAAACGTGCTCCGGCAGTTTATGCCTATCCCGAAGTACAGAAGCCAAGAGCAGATATCTGGAGAGGGCAACATGTTTTAAAAAGAGACGAAGAAGGGCGAGAAAGATGTACTGCTTGCGGATTGTGTGCTGTAGCTTGTCCTGCAGAAGCTATTACAATGACTGCCGCTGAAAGAACCAAAGAAGAGAAAAATCTTTACAGAGAAGAAAAATATGCTTCAATATATGAAATCAATATGTTGAGATGTATCTTTTGCGGAATGTGTGAAGAAGCTTGTCCGAAATCTGCAATTTATCTTACAGACAGATTGGTGGATGTTGAGACCAACAGAGGATCTTTTATCTATGGTAAAGATAAATTGGTTGAGAAAATAAATGAAAGGATTGATATCACCGAAAGACAATCCGAGAAACAAAAAAATGCGGTAAAATAA